From Brassica oleracea var. oleracea cultivar TO1000 chromosome C3, BOL, whole genome shotgun sequence, a single genomic window includes:
- the LOC106334513 gene encoding cytochrome P450 705A20-like, with protein sequence MGVLLEAKGDEKSEYKITRDQIKALFVELFLGGTDTSKQTIQWTMAEIINNPSTMERTREEIDSVVGKSRLIHETDLPNLPYLQAVVKEGLRLYPPIPVFGRRLQEGCVMGGFYVFVVNGYAVMRDSDYWEYPDDFKPDRFLASEQEDATKEKVVLKFLPFGGGRRACPAKNLAYIFLGTSIGMMIQCFDWKIEGGKVNMDETFGNGLHNGSSP encoded by the exons ATGGGCGTGTTGTTGGAAGCAAAAGGAGACGAAAAATCAGAGTATAAGATCACCAGGGACCAGATCAAGGCTTTGTTCGTG GAGCTTTTCCTTGGAGGCACGGACACGTCGAAGCAAACAATACAGTGGACAATGGCAGAAATCATTAACAATCCTAGCACTATGGAGAGAACGAGAGAAGAAATCGATTCCGTCGTAGGGAAATCAAGGTTGATTCATGAAACAGACCTACCAAACCTGCCTTATTTGCAAGCGGTGGTCAAAGAAGGGCTAAGATTGTATCCGCCAATCCCTGTCTTCGGAAGGAGGCTCCAAGAAGGATGTGTGATGGGTGGGTTCTATGTCTTTGTAGTTAATGGTTATGCTGTGATGAGAGATTCTGATTACTGGGAATATCCTGATGACTTCAAGCCAGATAGGTTTCTAGCTTCAGAACAAGAAGATGCCACAAAGGAGAAAGTAGTACTCAAGTTCCTTCCTTTCGGTGGCGGAAGGAGAGCATGTCCTGCAAAAAATCTAGCTTATATCTTTTTAGGAACATCGATTGGAATGATGATTCAGTGTTTCGATTGGAAAATAGAAGGAGGCAAGGTTAACATGGACGAGACTTTCGGGAATGGTCTTCACAATGGCTCATCCCCTTAA
- the LOC106334510 gene encoding xyloglucan endotransglucosylase/hydrolase protein 9 has product MVGMGWFMCMMMMVCVISCGEAAPGAKFEDLYRSSWAMDHCVNDGEVTKLKLDNSSGAGFESRRKYLFGKVSIQIKLVEGDSAGTVTAFYMSSEGSNHNEFDFEFLGNTTGEPYIVQTNVYVNGVGNREQRLNLWFDPTTDFHTYSILWSKRSVVFMVDETPIRVHKNLEDKGIPFAKDQAMGVYSSIWNADDWATQGGLVKTDWSHAPFIASYKDFKIDACEVPTTTDLSKCNGEDQRFWWDEPTVSELSLHQNHQLIWVRANHMIYDYCYDAARFPVTPLECQHHRHL; this is encoded by the exons ATGGTGGGTATGGGTTGGTTCATGTGTATGATGATGATGGTGTGTGTGATTTCTTGTGGTGAAGCTGCTCCTGGAGCTAAGTTCGAGGACCTTTACCGTTCAAGCTGGGCTATGGATCATTGTGTCAACGATGGAGAAGTCACAAAACTCAAGCTTGACAACTCCTCTG GAGCTGGGTTCGAGTCGAGGAGAAAGTATTTGTTCGGTAAAGTCTCTATCCAGATTAAGCTCGTCGAGGGTGACTCAGCAGGAACCGTCACTGCTTTCTAC ATGTCTTCAGAAGGTTCGAACCACAACGAGTTTGACTTCGAGTTCTTAGGTAACACAACGGGTGAGCCTTACATAGTCCAAACAAACGTCTACGTGAACGGAGTTGGAAACAGAGAGCAAAGACTCAACCTTTGGTTCGATCCCACCACTGACTTCCACACTTACTCTATCCTCTGGAGTAAACGCAGTGTTGT GTTTATGGTGGATGAGACACCTATTCGTGTCCACAAGAACCTTGAAGATAAAGGCATCCCATTTGCTAAAGACCAAGCGATGGGAGTGTACAGCTCCATATGGAACGCAGATGATTGGGCAACACAAGGAGGTCTTGTGAAAACGGACTGGAGTCACGCTCCTTTCATTGCTTCTTACAAAGATTTCAAGATTGATGCTTGTGAGGTTCCGACAACAACTGACCTAAGCAAGTGTAATGGAGAAGACCAGAGATTCTGGTGGGATGAGCCAACTGTGTCTGAGTTGAGTCTTCATCAGAATCATCAGCTTATTTGGGTTCGAGCTAACCATATGATCTATGATTATTGCTATGATGCTGCGAGGTTTCCTGTTACTCCTCTTGAGTGCCAGCACCATCGCCATTTGTAG
- the LOC106330072 gene encoding uncharacterized protein LOC106330072: MFVDKWEPGVVLVKPELTSAPIWLELRKVPFQFFNEDGLEWIMGLVGHPEFLHPATAKKTNQEVAKVFTVIDPRKPLPEAVNVQFDSGEICRVLVSSPWMPPVCDLCKEIGHISKRCPKISKTCAYCKSPDHALRHCPKKVRQEGQGKKTRRGRSKDKRAEAGVSYNSISPRSTPTNDQEHPQVQKSLAGGGELKCIPTTSPANQVITSGSLQVEVATNSKLGTTTDRVSGETSGTVPIAQRELPRSSSRSDQSDVQPDSSDVESSDSELEEGEFSKHEPDFEVVRNMKRFSGQKGKRGRGPKIN; encoded by the coding sequence ATGTTTGTAGACAAATGGGAACCTGGAGTGGTACTTGTCAAGCCAGAGCTCACCTCAGCTCCCATTTGGCTCGAGCTAAGGAAGGTCCCCTTTCAGTTCTTCAATGAAGACGGATTGGAATGGATTATGGGACTGGTTGGTCACCCTGAGTTCCTTCATCCAGCGACTGCTAAAAAGACTAATCAGGAAGTTGCCAAAGTTTTTACTGTCATTGATCCCAGGAAGCCTCTCCCGGAGGCGGTAAATGTTCAGTTTGACTCCGGAGAAATCTGTAGAGTGTTGGTATCAAGTCCTTGGATGCCTCCGGTTTGTGACCTTTGCAAGGAGATTGGCCACATTTCCAAGCGCTGTCCGAAAATCTCCAAGACCTGTGCGTACTGCAAGTCCCCTGATCATGCTCTACGTCACTGTCCAAAGAAGGTTAGGCAGGAGGGCCAAGGAAAAAAGACTAGGCGTGGAAGATCAAAGGACAAAAGGGCTGAGGCAGGTGTTAGTTACAACTCTATTTCGCCTCGTTCTACCCCTACAAATGACCAGGAGCATCCTCAAGTTCAGAAGTCTTTGGCTGGTGGAGGTGAACTCAAGTGTATTCCAACGACCTCCCCTGCCAACCAAGTCATTACTTCAGGTTCTCTACAGGTGGAGGTTGCTACGAACTCCAAGCTCGGAACAACAACTGATAGGGTAAGTGGCGAGACTAGCGGCACTGTTCCGATTGCGCAAAGAGAGCTGCCAAGGAGTAGCTCCCGCTCTGATCAGTCTGACGTCCAACCAGACTCCTCGGACGTGGAGTCCTCTGACTCTGAACTTGAAGAAGGTGAGTTCAGCAAACATGAACCGGATTTTGAAGTCGTGCGGAACATGAAAAGATTCTCAGGTCAGAAAGGGAAACGAGGCAGGGGCCCCAAAATCAATTAA
- the LOC106330073 gene encoding uncharacterized protein LOC106330073, protein MSKPPSLWSDWHWNKHLQERSFWTIEPSTTDSWAWRRLLKLRDLALQFCKVSLGNGKSASFWFDSWSPLGQLITHIGPQGPRALRLRQDAVVADALQDSTWILPHPRSQQEVDLHSYLTTISLPLSPDIDDIYEWIAGDSPLRVFRSSTTWEILRPRQEEVDWHDVVWFKGAIPKHSFTMWVANYDILPTRSRLATWGMAITTDCPFCSRSIETRDHLFLRCEYSLDVWREVFIRCHPPVSTFTDWSELLSWIRAVGPAKLKLMRKLATQTVIFHLWKQRNNLIHNQISFPPASVFYFVDKEMRNIISARKHRNQFQSLMAS, encoded by the coding sequence ATGTCAAAACCTCCTTCTCTTTGGTCTGATTGGCACTGGAACAAGCACCTGCAGGAACGCTCCTTTTGGACCATCGAACCGTCAACTACTGACTCTTGGGCTTGGAGAAGACTACTGAAGCTCCGCGATCTGGCCCTTCAGTTTTGCAAAGTGTCGCTAGGTAATGGGAAGAGTGCAAGTTTTTGGTTCGATTCTTGGTCACCTCTCGGTCAGCTCATTACACACATCGGGCCGCAAGGCCCTAGAGCTCTACGGTTGAGACAGGACGCTGTAGTAGCAGATGCGCTTCAAGACTCAACTTGGATTCTTCCACATCCAAGATCACAACAAGAAGTGGACCTTCACTCTTATCTTACAACCATTTCTCTGCCTTTGTCCCCTGATATTGATGATATCTATGAATGGATTGCTGGTGATTCTCCTTTGCGTGTTTTCAGGTCCTCAACGACATGGGAGATTTTAAGGCCAAGACAAGAGGAAGTGGACTGGCATGATGTTGTATGGTTCAAGGGAGCGATACCCAAGCACTCTTTCACGATGTGGGTGGCCAACTACGACATACTGCCCACTAGGAGCAGGCTAGCGACTTGGGGAATGGCCATCACTACTGACTGCCCCTTCTGTTCGAGGAGCATAGAAACCAGAGATCACTTGTTCCTGCGATGCGAGTACAGCCTTGATGTTTGGAGAGAGGTTTTCATCAGATGTCATCCTCCGGTGTCAACCTTTACGGATTGGTCAGAACTCCTATCTTGGATAAGAGCTGTTGGGCCTGCGAAGCTGAAGCTCATGCGGAAGCTTGCTACTCAAACGGTCATCTTTCATCTTTGGAAACAAAGAAACAATTTAATCCATAACCAAATCTCATTCCCGCCTGCATCAGTGTTCTATTTTGTTGATAAGGAGATGAGAAACATTATTTCAGCTAGGAAGCATAGGAATCAATTCCAATCGCTCATGGCTTCTTGA